Proteins encoded together in one Candidatus Binataceae bacterium window:
- a CDS encoding methylmalonyl-CoA mutase family protein, with product MTTKQEWLEKTYQRTAERPVRFTTLSDMPIEPLYTAEDLASHEANGNDDAIGYPGQFPYTRGVYESMYRGRLWTMRQFAGFGLAEETNERFKFLLAQGQDGLSTAFDMPTLMGYDPDHERAMGEVGREGVSVSSVHDTARLFDQIPIGKVSTSMTVNCSASVLLASYLVVAERQGVPWEQVSGTIQNDMLKEFIAQKEWICPPAPSLRIVTDMVEFCAKKAPRFHPVSISGYHIREAGSTAVQELAFTIADGLCYVQDAVERGMNVDEFAPRLSFFWDLHNDFLEEIAKLRAGRRMWARLMRARFGAKNPKSMMLRTHAQTAGVSLTAQQPMNNVVRVAIQALAGVLGGVQSLHTNSMDETLALPTEQSVMVALRTQQIIAEETGITNTIDPFGGSYAIETLTDKMEAEALEYIRKIDEMGGMLKAIDRGYPQREIAEAAFNYQRQLEQGVKTVVGVNKYTIPEEIPIATLKIHHALEERQIQRTRQMKRERNSVAHREALKRVAEACRSGENLMEPICEAVRRDATVGEISDIYRAEFGVYKDPGWI from the coding sequence GTGACGACAAAACAGGAATGGCTCGAAAAGACTTATCAACGCACCGCCGAGCGGCCCGTCCGCTTCACGACACTCTCCGACATGCCGATCGAGCCGTTATACACCGCCGAGGATTTGGCCTCCCATGAGGCGAACGGCAACGACGATGCGATCGGCTACCCAGGCCAGTTCCCCTACACGCGCGGAGTCTACGAGTCGATGTATCGCGGGCGGCTCTGGACGATGCGCCAGTTCGCGGGCTTTGGCCTCGCCGAGGAGACGAACGAGCGCTTCAAATTTTTACTGGCACAGGGTCAGGACGGACTCTCGACCGCCTTCGACATGCCGACGCTGATGGGCTACGACCCCGATCACGAACGCGCGATGGGCGAGGTCGGCCGCGAGGGCGTCTCGGTTTCCTCGGTGCATGACACCGCGCGCCTGTTCGATCAGATTCCGATCGGCAAGGTCTCGACCTCGATGACGGTCAACTGCTCGGCGTCGGTTCTGCTCGCCTCATACCTCGTCGTCGCCGAGCGCCAGGGCGTGCCCTGGGAGCAGGTCAGCGGCACGATCCAGAACGACATGCTCAAGGAATTCATCGCGCAGAAGGAGTGGATCTGCCCGCCCGCGCCGTCGCTGCGAATCGTGACCGACATGGTCGAGTTTTGCGCGAAAAAAGCTCCGCGCTTTCATCCGGTCTCGATCTCCGGCTACCACATCCGCGAGGCTGGCTCGACCGCGGTGCAGGAGCTCGCCTTCACGATCGCCGATGGCCTCTGCTACGTGCAGGACGCGGTCGAGCGCGGAATGAACGTCGATGAGTTCGCGCCGCGGCTCTCTTTTTTCTGGGACCTGCACAATGATTTTCTTGAAGAGATCGCCAAGCTGCGCGCCGGCCGCCGGATGTGGGCGCGGCTGATGCGCGCGCGCTTCGGCGCCAAGAATCCCAAATCCATGATGCTGCGGACGCACGCGCAGACCGCCGGCGTTTCGCTGACCGCGCAGCAGCCGATGAACAACGTCGTCCGCGTCGCAATTCAGGCGCTGGCCGGCGTCCTCGGCGGCGTCCAGTCGCTGCATACCAACTCGATGGACGAGACCCTCGCCCTGCCGACCGAGCAGTCGGTAATGGTCGCGCTGCGCACCCAGCAGATCATCGCGGAAGAGACCGGTATCACCAATACGATCGACCCCTTCGGCGGCAGCTACGCGATAGAAACCCTCACCGACAAGATGGAAGCCGAGGCGCTCGAATACATCCGCAAGATCGACGAGATGGGCGGGATGCTCAAGGCGATCGACCGCGGCTATCCGCAACGCGAAATTGCCGAGGCCGCCTTCAACTATCAGCGCCAGCTCGAGCAAGGCGTCAAGACGGTGGTAGGGGTCAACAAGTACACCATTCCCGAAGAGATCCCGATCGCGACGCTGAAGATTCATCATGCGCTCGAAGAACGGCAGATTCAGCGCACCCGCCAGATGAAGCGCGAGCGCAACAGCGTCGCGCACAGAGAGGCCTTGAAGCGCGTCGCCGAGGCCTGCCGCTCCGGTGAAAATCTGATGGAACCGATTTGCGAGGCGGTGCGCCGCGACGCGACGGTCGGCGAAATCAGCGACATCTACCGCGCCGAGTTCGGCGTCTACAAAGACCCGGGCTGGATCTAG
- a CDS encoding cobalamin B12-binding domain-containing protein, translating to MADKRLRILVAKPGLDGHDRGAKIIARALRDGGFEVIYTGLHQTPEMIAEAAVQEDVDAIGLSILSGAHMTLFPEVMRLLKAKGVDDVAIFGGGIIPDEDSAKLKTLGVKEIFTPGASTEDIVKWVNENVHPRA from the coding sequence GTGGCAGACAAACGATTACGAATTCTGGTGGCGAAGCCGGGCCTCGACGGCCACGATCGCGGAGCCAAGATTATTGCGCGCGCGCTGCGCGACGGCGGCTTCGAGGTGATCTACACAGGACTGCATCAGACGCCCGAGATGATCGCCGAGGCCGCGGTGCAGGAAGACGTTGATGCGATCGGGCTCAGCATCCTCTCCGGCGCGCATATGACGCTCTTCCCCGAGGTCATGCGCCTCCTCAAGGCCAAGGGCGTGGACGACGTCGCGATTTTCGGCGGCGGCATCATCCCCGACGAAGATTCGGCCAAGCTCAAGACTCTCGGGGTGAAAGAAATCTTCACGCCCGGCGCGTCCACCGAAGACATCGTCAAATGGGTGAATGAAAACGTTCACCCGCGCGCCTAG